Proteins encoded in a region of the Rutidosis leptorrhynchoides isolate AG116_Rl617_1_P2 chromosome 9, CSIRO_AGI_Rlap_v1, whole genome shotgun sequence genome:
- the LOC139866626 gene encoding pentatricopeptide repeat-containing protein At2g20540, with translation MAGLLSVKVLENMLMPILQNCKTMNKLKNIHAQIVKFSLSDNSNYLVTKMVNICDQHQQIDYATLLFRQVSHPNIYLYNAIIRACYTHSHLLLVVNTYKQMLTQPIFPDHFTFPFVLRSCGLLTCLDLGKQVHGHVMRSGVDLNKVVQNSVLDMYIKCDDGGISDARKVFDEMSERDVISWNSLICGHIKVGRMRRARELFDEMPEKSIVSWTAMITGYARNGSNADALHMFHMMQLANVKPDWISLLSVLPVCTQLGALELGKWIHFYAEKNGLLQKTSVCNALVEMYAKSGKIDQAWQVFDKMPQRDVISWSTMIGGLANHGKAHEAIGLFQEMQKTTIKPNEITFVGLLSACAHSGLLKDGLKYFDLMRNDYNIDPGIEHYGCLVDLLGKTGCLDRAFELIKTMPMKPDAAIWGSLLSSCRTKGNLEMAVIAMEHLLELEPEDTGNYVLLSNIYADLGRWDGVSRMRKLMRGKIMSKTPGCSSIEIDNVVQEFVSGDDSKPFSRQVYQMLDLLALHHRKSVEFMGEIVI, from the coding sequence ATGGCGGGTCTGCTTTCAGTCAAGGTTTTGGAGAACATGTTGATGCCCATCTTACAGAATTGTAAAACCATGAATAAACTGAAGAATATTCATGCCCAAATTGTGAAGTTTTCATTATCAGATAATAGCAATTACTTGGTGACGAAAATGGTTAATATATGTGATCAACATCAACAAATAGACTACGCAACATTGTTATTCAGACAGGTTTCACACCCAAATATCTACTTATACAATGCTATTATTAGGGCTTGTTATACACATTCTCACTTGCTGTTAGTGGTTAATACATACAAGCAAATGCTTACACAACCAATTTTTCCTGATCATTTTACATTCCCATTTGTTCTAAGATCATGTGGATTGCTTACGTGTCTTGATTTGGGGAAGCAAGTACATGGCCATGTGATGAGATCTGGTGTTGATTTGAATAAAGTTGTTCAAAATTCAGTGTTGGATATGTATATAAAGTGTGATGATGGTGGTATTAGTGATGcacgtaaggtgtttgatgaaatgtctgagAGAGATGTGATTTCTTGGAATAGTCTTATTTGTGGGCATATTAAGGTGGGCCGGATGAGAAGGGCTAGGGAACTCTTTGACGAGATGCCGGAGAAGTCGATTGTTTCGTGGACAGCGATGATTACTGGGTACGCACGAAATGGGAGCAACGCAGATGCGTTACACATGTTCCATATGATGCAACTGGCTAATGTTAAACCTGATTGGATCAGCTTACTGTCGGTGTTGCCAGTTTGTACGCAGTTGGGAGCTCTTGAGTTAGGGAAATGGATTCATTTTTATGCAGAGAAAAATGGATTGCTGCAAAAGACAAGCGTATGCAATGCTTTGGTTGAAATGTATGCGAAAAGTGGGAAAATCGATCAAGCATGGCAAGTGTTCGATAAAATGCCTCAAAGAGATGTGATTTCTTGGAGTACGATGATCGGAGGGCTAGCTAACCATGGAAAAGCTCATGAAGCTATAGGGTTGTTTCAAGAGATGCAAAAAACAACAATTAAGCCAAATGAGATCACATTTGTAGGCCTTCTTTCTGCTTGTGCTCATTCTGGATTGTTAAAAGACGGATTAAAATACTTTGATTTAATGAGGAACGATTATAATATTGACCCGGGAATTGAGCATTACGGATGCTTGGTAGATCTTCTTGGAAAAACCGGTTGCCTTGATCGAGCTTTTGAATTAATAAAAACCATGCCAATGAAACCAGATGCTGCAATTTGGGGTTCGTTGTTAAGCTCGTGTAGAACAAAAGGGAATCTTGAAATGGCGGTTATTGCTATGGAGCATCTTTTAGAACTTGAACCAGAAGATACTGGTAATTATGTGTTGTTATCAAACATATATGCAGATCTTGGAAGATGGGATGGTGTTTCGAGAATGAGGAAACTTATGAGAGGTAAGATAATGAGTAAGACACCAGGGTGTAGTTCGATTGAAATTGATAATGTTGTTCAAGAGTTTGTGTCGGGTGATGATTCAAAACCATTTTCTAGGCAAGTTTATCAGATGCTTGACTTATTAGCTTTGCATCACAGAAAATCGGTTGAATTTATGGGTGAGATAGTGATTTAG